A genomic window from Streptomyces sp. 846.5 includes:
- a CDS encoding aromatic ring-hydroxylating dioxygenase subunit alpha translates to MSETRLLPARLYHDQAAFDAEQEAVFERTWQVVGHVSDLPNPGSYIAQKVGRYEVMVVRGQEGELNGIRNACRHRGAVLGTGRGAFETKGIRCPYHGWTYRYDGSFLAAPEARSFDCLDRAGLGLPKIQVDTLMGLVFVNLDLAATPLGEQLAGLEELAGRYLKGPLEQFGPGLGVHAWDPKWDQGSNWKVLIDNYLEGYHVPTAHPGLTRLYQYQKYTATPHPGFTFFEAPLRDEPSGNRVERAYQKLVRPMPGLSEEDARVWRYALIYPNTMLDLYPDQVNVWRIVPESPNLSHICMSQYRAAGSGLRTKVVQRLNIAINNLVTGEDEGVVVRVQRGSANPGFEFGPLSSREVAVGWFADRLRESLADTGLLGHDVSRT, encoded by the coding sequence ATGAGCGAGACCCGACTGCTGCCGGCCCGGCTGTACCACGACCAGGCCGCCTTCGACGCCGAGCAGGAAGCCGTCTTCGAACGGACCTGGCAGGTCGTCGGCCATGTCAGCGATCTGCCGAACCCGGGCAGCTACATCGCCCAGAAGGTCGGCCGCTACGAGGTGATGGTGGTCCGCGGCCAGGAGGGCGAGCTGAATGGCATCCGCAACGCCTGCCGGCACCGCGGCGCGGTGCTGGGCACCGGGCGCGGCGCCTTCGAGACCAAGGGCATCCGCTGCCCGTACCACGGCTGGACCTACCGCTACGACGGCTCGTTCCTGGCCGCGCCCGAGGCCCGCAGCTTCGACTGCCTGGACCGCGCCGGGCTGGGGCTACCCAAGATCCAGGTGGACACCCTGATGGGTCTGGTCTTCGTCAACCTGGACCTGGCGGCGACCCCGCTCGGCGAGCAGCTGGCCGGGCTGGAGGAGCTGGCGGGGCGTTATCTGAAGGGTCCGCTGGAGCAGTTCGGCCCCGGCCTCGGCGTCCACGCCTGGGACCCCAAGTGGGACCAGGGCTCCAACTGGAAGGTGCTGATCGACAACTACCTGGAGGGCTACCACGTCCCCACCGCCCACCCCGGGCTGACCAGGCTCTACCAGTACCAGAAGTACACCGCGACGCCCCACCCCGGCTTCACCTTCTTCGAGGCCCCGCTGCGCGACGAGCCCTCCGGCAACCGGGTGGAGCGCGCCTACCAGAAGCTGGTGCGCCCGATGCCGGGCCTGTCCGAGGAGGACGCCCGGGTCTGGCGCTACGCCCTGATCTACCCCAACACGATGCTCGACCTGTACCCCGACCAGGTCAATGTGTGGCGGATCGTGCCCGAGTCCCCGAACCTCAGCCACATCTGCATGTCGCAGTACCGCGCGGCCGGCTCCGGGCTGCGCACCAAGGTCGTGCAGCGACTGAACATCGCCATCAACAACCTGGTCACCGGGGAGGACGAGGGCGTGGTGGTCCGGGTGCAGCGCGGCAGCGCCAATCCCGGCTTCGAGTTCGGGCCGCTCTCCAGCCGCGAGGTGGCCGTCGGCTGGTTCGCCGACCGGCTGCGGGAGTCGCTGGCAGACACCGGTCTGCTCGGGCATGATGTCTCCCGGACATGA
- a CDS encoding biotin carboxylase N-terminal domain-containing protein, producing MRKVLIANRGEIAVRVARACRDAGIAAVAVYAEPDRDALHVRAADEAFALGGDTPATSYLDIAKVLKAAADSGADAVHPGYGFLSENAEFAQAVIDAGLTWIGPPPQAIRDLGDKVAARHIAQRAGAPLVAGTADPVTGPDEVVAFAREHGLPIAIKAAFGGGGRGLKVARTLDEIPELYDSAVREAVAAFGRGECFVERYLDRPRHVETQCLADTHGNVVVVSTRDCSLQRRHQKLVEEAPAPFLTAAQNAQLYAASKAILREAGYVGAGTCEFLVAADGTISFLEVNTRLQVEHPVTEEVTGIDLVREQFRIADGEALGYGDPAVRGHSFEFRINGEDPGRGFLPAPGTVTVFQPPSGPGVRLDSGVESGSVIGPAWDSLLAKLIVTGATRTQALQRAARALAEFNIEGMATAIPFHRAVVTDPAFASEPFTIYTRWIETDFVNTIAAFAGGSGEEDEPDTRETVVVEVGGKRIEVSLPANLATSSARPAAKSKRRATTSKAGSAASGDTLASPMQGTIVKINVEEGQAVNEGDLVVVLEAMKMEQPLNAHKAGTIVGLSAAIGATVTSGAVICEIKD from the coding sequence GTGCGCAAGGTGCTCATCGCCAACCGCGGAGAGATCGCAGTCCGCGTCGCCCGGGCCTGTCGTGACGCGGGTATCGCCGCGGTCGCTGTTTACGCCGAGCCGGACCGGGACGCGCTGCATGTCCGCGCGGCCGACGAGGCCTTCGCCCTCGGCGGGGACACCCCGGCGACCAGTTACCTGGACATCGCCAAGGTCCTCAAGGCCGCGGCCGACTCCGGCGCGGACGCGGTCCACCCCGGCTACGGCTTCCTGTCCGAGAACGCCGAGTTCGCCCAGGCCGTCATCGACGCCGGACTGACCTGGATCGGCCCCCCGCCGCAGGCCATCCGCGACCTGGGCGACAAGGTGGCGGCCCGTCACATCGCCCAGCGCGCCGGCGCCCCCCTGGTCGCGGGCACCGCCGACCCGGTCACCGGACCCGACGAGGTGGTCGCGTTCGCGCGCGAGCACGGGCTGCCCATCGCCATCAAGGCGGCCTTCGGCGGCGGCGGCCGCGGCCTGAAGGTCGCCCGCACCCTGGACGAGATCCCCGAGCTGTACGACTCCGCGGTCCGCGAGGCCGTGGCCGCGTTCGGGCGCGGCGAGTGCTTCGTCGAGCGCTACCTGGACCGGCCCCGGCACGTGGAGACCCAGTGCCTGGCCGACACCCACGGCAACGTCGTGGTGGTCTCCACCCGCGACTGCTCGCTGCAGCGCCGCCACCAGAAACTGGTCGAGGAGGCCCCCGCGCCGTTCCTCACCGCCGCCCAGAACGCCCAGCTGTACGCCGCCTCCAAGGCCATCCTGCGCGAGGCCGGCTACGTGGGGGCGGGCACCTGCGAGTTCCTGGTCGCGGCCGATGGCACCATCAGTTTCCTGGAGGTCAACACCCGCCTGCAGGTGGAGCACCCGGTCACCGAGGAGGTCACCGGCATCGACCTGGTCCGCGAGCAGTTCCGCATCGCCGACGGGGAGGCTCTGGGCTACGGCGACCCGGCGGTGCGCGGCCACTCCTTCGAGTTCCGCATCAACGGCGAGGACCCCGGCCGCGGCTTCCTGCCCGCCCCGGGCACCGTGACCGTGTTCCAGCCCCCTTCGGGCCCTGGGGTGCGGCTGGACTCCGGGGTGGAGTCCGGCAGTGTGATCGGGCCGGCCTGGGACTCGCTGCTGGCCAAGCTGATCGTCACCGGCGCCACCCGCACCCAGGCCCTGCAGCGCGCCGCCCGCGCGCTGGCCGAGTTCAATATCGAGGGCATGGCCACCGCCATCCCGTTCCACCGCGCGGTGGTCACCGACCCGGCGTTTGCCAGCGAGCCCTTCACCATCTACACCCGCTGGATCGAGACCGACTTCGTCAACACCATCGCGGCCTTCGCCGGCGGCAGCGGGGAGGAGGACGAGCCGGACACCCGCGAGACCGTGGTGGTCGAGGTCGGCGGCAAGCGCATCGAGGTCTCCCTGCCGGCCAACCTGGCCACCAGCTCGGCCCGGCCGGCCGCCAAGTCCAAGCGGCGCGCCACCACCTCCAAGGCCGGCTCGGCGGCCTCGGGGGACACCCTGGCCTCACCGATGCAGGGCACCATCGTCAAGATCAACGTGGAGGAGGGGCAGGCCGTCAACGAGGGCGACCTCGTGGTCGTCCTCGAAGCGATGAAGATGGAACAGCCGCTGAACGCCCACAAGGCCGGGACGATCGTCGGGCTCTCGGCGGCGATCGGAGCCACGGTGACTAGCGGGGCCGTGATCTGCGAGATCAAGGACTGA
- a CDS encoding ferredoxin → MKIDVDGNKCQGYGLCAEVASALFVLDDFGFAAASGDGTVPPEQVQAALQAINECPASAVRRLD, encoded by the coding sequence ATGAAGATCGACGTCGACGGAAACAAGTGCCAGGGCTACGGCCTGTGCGCCGAGGTCGCCTCCGCCCTGTTCGTCCTGGACGACTTCGGCTTCGCCGCCGCCTCGGGCGACGGCACCGTCCCCCCGGAGCAGGTCCAGGCCGCCCTGCAAGCCATCAACGAATGCCCCGCCTCAGCAGTACGCCGACTCGACTGA
- a CDS encoding acyl-CoA carboxylase subunit beta produces the protein MNIQVRLVELQAIRAQAVAGPSDTATAAQRAKGKLTARERIALLLDDGSFNEVEPLRRHRATGFGLEDNKPYSDGVITGWGSVHGRPVFVYAHDFRIFGGALGEAHAQKIHKIMDMAIAAGAPLVSLNDGAGARIQEGVTALAGYGGIFQRNTRASGVIPQISVMLGPCAGGAAYSPALTDFVFMVRETSQMFITGPDVVQAVTGEKISQNGLGGADVHSEISGVSHFAYDDERGCLEEVRFLLSMLPQNNRETPPAEMTEDPVDRRCEALLDLVPADGNRPYDMRKVIEEIADEGQYMEIHERWATNVIVALTRLDGQVVGIVANQPQSLAGVLDIHASEKAARFVQMCDAFNIPLVTLLDVPGFLPGVDQEHGGIIRHGAKLLYAYCNATVPRIQLILRKAYGGAYIVMDSRSVGADLSYAWPTNEIAVMGAEGAANVIFRRQIAGADDPEAMRAQMVKQYKDELMHPYYAAERGLVDDVIDPAETRHVLIRSLHMLRSKHADLPTRKHGNPPQ, from the coding sequence ATGAACATCCAGGTCCGTCTCGTGGAGCTGCAGGCCATCCGGGCGCAGGCCGTCGCGGGTCCCAGCGACACGGCCACCGCGGCGCAGCGCGCGAAGGGCAAACTCACGGCGCGGGAGCGGATCGCGCTGCTGCTGGACGACGGCTCCTTCAACGAGGTCGAGCCGCTGCGCCGGCACCGGGCGACGGGCTTTGGACTGGAGGACAACAAGCCGTATTCGGACGGTGTGATCACCGGTTGGGGTTCGGTGCACGGTCGTCCGGTGTTCGTGTACGCGCATGACTTCCGGATCTTCGGCGGGGCGCTGGGGGAGGCGCATGCGCAGAAGATCCACAAGATCATGGACATGGCCATCGCCGCCGGTGCGCCGCTGGTCTCGCTGAACGACGGGGCCGGTGCGCGGATCCAGGAGGGCGTGACCGCGCTGGCCGGCTACGGCGGGATCTTCCAGCGCAACACCCGGGCCTCGGGCGTCATCCCGCAGATCAGCGTGATGCTGGGCCCGTGCGCCGGTGGCGCGGCCTACAGCCCGGCGCTGACCGACTTCGTGTTCATGGTCCGCGAGACCTCGCAGATGTTCATCACCGGCCCGGACGTGGTCCAGGCGGTGACCGGCGAGAAGATCTCGCAGAACGGGCTGGGCGGCGCGGATGTGCACTCGGAGATCTCGGGTGTCTCGCACTTCGCCTACGACGACGAGCGCGGCTGCCTGGAGGAGGTCCGGTTCCTGCTGTCGATGCTGCCGCAGAACAACCGGGAGACCCCGCCGGCGGAGATGACCGAGGACCCGGTGGACCGGCGCTGCGAGGCGCTGCTGGACCTGGTGCCGGCCGACGGCAACCGTCCGTACGACATGCGCAAGGTGATCGAGGAGATCGCCGACGAGGGTCAGTACATGGAGATCCACGAGCGCTGGGCGACCAATGTGATCGTGGCGCTGACCCGGCTGGACGGCCAGGTGGTGGGGATCGTGGCGAACCAGCCGCAGTCCCTGGCCGGGGTCCTGGACATCCACGCCTCGGAGAAGGCGGCGCGCTTTGTGCAGATGTGCGACGCGTTCAACATCCCGCTGGTGACGCTGCTGGATGTGCCCGGGTTCCTGCCCGGGGTGGACCAGGAGCACGGCGGCATCATCCGGCACGGCGCCAAGCTGCTGTACGCGTACTGCAACGCCACGGTGCCGCGGATCCAGCTGATCCTGCGCAAGGCCTACGGCGGCGCGTACATCGTGATGGACTCCCGCTCCGTGGGCGCGGACCTGTCCTACGCCTGGCCGACCAACGAGATCGCGGTGATGGGCGCCGAGGGCGCGGCCAACGTGATCTTCCGCCGCCAGATCGCCGGGGCCGACGACCCCGAGGCGATGCGGGCGCAGATGGTCAAGCAGTACAAGGACGAGTTGATGCACCCCTACTACGCCGCCGAGCGCGGTCTGGTGGACGACGTCATCGACCCCGCCGAAACCCGTCACGTGCTAATCCGCTCCCTGCACATGCTCCGCAGCAAGCACGCCGACCTCCCCACCCGCAAGCACGGCAACCCGCCCCAGTAA
- a CDS encoding methyltransferase, translating into MNSPTTSAPAVAPEAAPSSPPDTAALSELVVTTAPWAFQSLYVAAKLGLADALAHGPRTSEDLAQETNAHPGALYRFCRALEALGVLRELPGRTFATTPVGAALRSDAPGGLRYFIIVNGEESFSAWAQVMHTVRTGEAAFDHVYGMSHFAFLAQEAAPSAAFNAMAGTGAPAHVLTHHDFSGDRTVVDVGGGMGGLLAHLLERHQHLRGILLDTPAGVAQARDLLAARNVLDRADVLGGSFFESVPTGGDCYILSRVIHDWDDDDALRILNTVRAAMGPHSRLLLIDKAIPQVAGFHPGKFSDLQMLVVLGGRERTLAELTALLEAAGFSTTDVQMPEVGPGSPSAEALIQARVADHGA; encoded by the coding sequence ATGAACAGCCCCACCACATCCGCACCGGCAGTCGCACCCGAGGCTGCTCCCTCCTCGCCCCCCGACACCGCCGCACTCAGCGAACTGGTGGTCACCACGGCGCCCTGGGCGTTCCAGAGCCTGTACGTCGCCGCCAAACTCGGCCTCGCCGACGCGCTCGCCCACGGCCCGCGGACCAGCGAGGACCTGGCGCAGGAGACCAACGCGCATCCCGGAGCCCTCTACCGGTTCTGCCGGGCGCTGGAGGCACTGGGAGTACTGCGGGAGCTTCCCGGGCGCACCTTCGCCACCACGCCCGTCGGCGCGGCCCTTCGTTCCGACGCCCCGGGGGGCCTGCGCTACTTCATCATCGTCAACGGGGAGGAGAGCTTCAGCGCCTGGGCCCAGGTGATGCACACCGTGCGCACCGGAGAGGCGGCCTTCGACCATGTCTACGGGATGTCGCACTTCGCCTTCCTCGCGCAGGAGGCGGCTCCCAGCGCCGCGTTCAACGCCATGGCCGGCACCGGAGCACCCGCACACGTACTCACCCACCACGACTTCAGCGGCGACCGGACGGTGGTGGACGTCGGCGGAGGCATGGGCGGTCTCCTGGCGCACCTGCTGGAGCGACACCAGCACCTCAGGGGAATCCTCCTGGACACGCCCGCGGGCGTGGCCCAGGCCCGTGACCTCCTCGCCGCGCGGAACGTTCTCGACCGGGCCGACGTCCTCGGCGGCAGCTTCTTCGAGTCCGTCCCCACGGGGGGAGACTGCTACATCCTGTCCCGGGTCATCCACGACTGGGATGACGACGACGCCCTGCGGATCCTGAACACGGTCCGCGCGGCCATGGGGCCGCACTCCAGGCTGCTCCTCATCGACAAGGCCATTCCCCAGGTTGCCGGGTTCCACCCCGGAAAGTTCTCCGACCTGCAGATGCTCGTCGTCCTCGGGGGGCGCGAGCGCACCCTCGCGGAGCTCACCGCGCTCCTGGAGGCGGCCGGCTTCAGCACAACCGACGTACAGATGCCCGAGGTCGGCCCCGGATCCCCCTCGGCCGAAGCGCTGATCCAGGCGCGGGTGGCCGACCACGGGGCCTGA
- a CDS encoding NADH-ubiquinone oxidoreductase-F iron-sulfur binding region domain-containing protein, whose protein sequence is MITQSAVRIRPLPGAATRLLLDQRQEWEGLADYLPRHGYARSPDSAEIRALVDAADLRGRGGAGFPTAVKIAAVADSPNPVRCVVANGEEGEPASVKDRYLLRHRPHLVLDGLMHAARAVRADRAYVYVSDAASARSVRTALAERPPAVPVHVVTVPAGYVAGESSAVVRAINGGPAKPTAKPPHPYEQGVGGVPTLVQNVETLAHLALLVSHGVDAHRAHGTPECTGTFLLTLSPPRGPAVLTETAYGTVLGDVVAEHLGPVDVTGVLMGGFAGGILGPEALGLPLTHDAVLHAGGLLGCGAVALLGPDDCPISAAADIAAYFDRENAAQCGPCIKGTDAMAADLAALASARAGTAEVDRLERLSTNLRRRGACGLLDAACAATASLLSRHRPLVDAHLDAACPDCAANPPCSDDTRFRITW, encoded by the coding sequence ATGATCACCCAGTCCGCCGTACGGATCCGCCCGCTCCCCGGAGCCGCGACCCGGCTGCTCCTGGACCAGCGCCAGGAGTGGGAGGGGCTCGCCGACTACCTCCCCCGGCACGGCTACGCCCGCTCCCCCGACTCCGCCGAGATCCGGGCCCTGGTGGACGCTGCCGACCTGCGCGGACGCGGCGGAGCCGGCTTCCCGACCGCCGTGAAGATCGCCGCCGTCGCCGACTCCCCGAACCCGGTGCGCTGCGTGGTCGCCAACGGCGAGGAGGGCGAGCCGGCCAGCGTGAAGGACCGCTACCTGCTGCGACACCGCCCGCACCTGGTCCTGGACGGTCTGATGCACGCCGCCCGCGCGGTCCGGGCCGACCGGGCCTACGTCTACGTCTCCGACGCGGCGTCAGCCCGCAGCGTGCGCACCGCACTTGCCGAGCGGCCGCCCGCGGTCCCGGTGCATGTCGTCACCGTCCCCGCCGGATATGTGGCCGGCGAGTCGTCGGCCGTGGTGCGCGCCATCAACGGCGGGCCCGCCAAGCCGACGGCCAAGCCGCCGCACCCCTACGAGCAGGGCGTGGGCGGGGTCCCGACCCTGGTGCAGAACGTGGAGACCCTCGCCCACCTGGCCCTGCTGGTCAGCCACGGGGTGGACGCGCACCGCGCGCACGGCACCCCCGAGTGCACCGGCACCTTCCTGCTCACCCTGTCCCCGCCGCGGGGACCCGCGGTGCTCACCGAGACGGCCTACGGCACGGTCCTGGGCGACGTCGTCGCCGAGCACCTGGGCCCGGTCGACGTCACCGGGGTGCTGATGGGCGGCTTCGCCGGCGGCATCCTCGGCCCCGAGGCGCTGGGCCTGCCGCTCACCCACGACGCCGTCCTGCACGCCGGCGGCCTGCTGGGCTGCGGCGCGGTGGCCCTGCTCGGCCCGGACGACTGCCCGATCTCCGCCGCCGCGGACATCGCCGCCTACTTCGACCGGGAGAACGCCGCCCAGTGCGGCCCCTGCATCAAGGGCACCGACGCCATGGCCGCGGACCTGGCCGCGCTCGCCTCCGCCCGAGCCGGAACGGCCGAGGTCGACCGCCTGGAACGCCTCTCCACCAACCTGCGCCGCCGCGGCGCCTGCGGCCTGCTCGACGCCGCCTGCGCCGCGACCGCCTCCCTGCTCAGCCGGCACCGCCCCCTGGTCGACGCCCACCTGGACGCAGCCTGCCCCGACTGCGCCGCCAACCCTCCATGCAGCGACGACACCCGTTTCCGCATCACCTGGTAA
- a CDS encoding acyl-CoA dehydrogenase family protein gives MSVTTTQSSPLESAVRIAADLPGRALEVESGRTVPADLVAELRDAGLFGLMAPASLGGLEADPLTLIGVVEELSRGDAATGWTVLIGQGAGYLAWLDRDAAEEVVGTRPAPLITGSMAPHGSAVPSGDDAIRLTGRWPYTSGCSVADYLVAGFRQGAGGPRFALLPSADVRIHDTWHVAGLRGTGSHDIEATDVVVPRRFTFDPFGPAQEDGPLYRLPYMSYLLVAMAGFPLGTARRIVDEYRDIVLVKRNTERTLLAQTPIIQAEIVRCEAAVRSARSFVHDAVRQVWAETQDGIASPGSRALLTASVQHAMRTTIDVADSAMRACGASQLYDRAPLQRFFRDVQTAAQHIAFGLEAQRRAGSVLLGQDVPDFLI, from the coding sequence ATGTCCGTCACCACGACACAGAGCTCCCCGCTCGAATCAGCCGTCCGGATAGCGGCCGACCTGCCGGGCCGGGCGCTGGAGGTGGAATCCGGCCGCACCGTCCCCGCCGACCTGGTCGCGGAACTGCGTGACGCGGGCCTGTTCGGCCTCATGGCCCCGGCCTCCCTCGGCGGCCTGGAAGCCGACCCGCTGACCCTGATCGGGGTGGTGGAGGAGCTGAGCCGAGGCGACGCCGCCACCGGCTGGACCGTCCTGATCGGCCAGGGCGCCGGCTACCTGGCCTGGCTGGACCGGGACGCGGCCGAGGAGGTCGTGGGCACCCGGCCCGCACCCCTGATCACCGGGTCGATGGCACCGCACGGAAGCGCGGTGCCCAGCGGGGACGACGCGATCCGACTGACCGGCCGCTGGCCGTACACCAGCGGATGCTCGGTCGCCGACTACCTGGTGGCGGGGTTCCGGCAAGGCGCCGGGGGGCCCCGGTTCGCGCTGCTGCCCAGCGCCGACGTCCGGATACACGACACCTGGCACGTCGCCGGCCTGCGGGGCACCGGCAGCCACGACATCGAGGCCACCGACGTCGTCGTCCCCCGGCGCTTCACGTTCGACCCGTTCGGGCCCGCACAGGAGGACGGTCCGCTCTACCGCCTGCCCTACATGAGCTATCTGCTGGTCGCCATGGCCGGCTTCCCCCTGGGCACGGCGCGGCGCATCGTCGACGAGTACCGCGACATCGTCCTGGTCAAGCGGAACACCGAACGGACCCTGCTCGCGCAGACCCCGATCATTCAGGCCGAGATCGTGCGCTGCGAGGCGGCCGTCCGTTCGGCCCGGTCCTTTGTCCACGACGCGGTGCGACAGGTCTGGGCCGAGACGCAGGACGGCATCGCGTCGCCCGGGTCCCGGGCGCTGCTGACCGCTTCGGTGCAACACGCCATGCGTACGACGATCGACGTGGCGGACTCGGCGATGCGGGCCTGCGGGGCGAGCCAGCTCTACGACCGCGCGCCGCTCCAGCGGTTCTTCCGCGACGTCCAGACAGCCGCGCAGCACATCGCCTTCGGCCTGGAGGCACAGCGCCGGGCCGGATCCGTCCTACTCGGCCAGGACGTCCCCGACTTCCTCATCTGA
- a CDS encoding acyl-CoA carboxylase subunit epsilon: MTTFTEPTVPDTLVRVVRGSLVAEELAALTAVLFSGVSGDTVSFANSDSLPSWCRAGGRHRPDAAWTSRSPAGWRPLQQFFL; this comes from the coding sequence ATGACCACCTTCACCGAACCCACCGTCCCGGACACCCTGGTGCGCGTCGTCAGAGGCTCGCTCGTGGCCGAGGAACTGGCCGCGCTCACAGCGGTCCTGTTCAGCGGCGTGAGCGGGGACACGGTCTCCTTCGCCAACTCGGACAGCCTGCCGTCCTGGTGTCGTGCGGGAGGTCGGCACCGTCCCGACGCCGCCTGGACGTCGCGGTCCCCTGCGGGATGGAGACCACTGCAGCAGTTCTTCCTGTAG
- a CDS encoding TcmI family type II polyketide cyclase, producing the protein MYRSLIVARMLPDAAPDIAEIFANSDRTTDLPQTIGVRSRSLFQFGQVYLHLVEGEAPVESAVTDARHHPEFRRISEELRPFVAAYDPTTWREPKDAMAQEFYRWERNA; encoded by the coding sequence ATGTACCGAAGCCTCATCGTCGCCCGGATGCTGCCGGACGCCGCGCCCGACATCGCGGAGATCTTCGCGAACTCCGACCGGACCACGGACCTGCCGCAGACCATCGGCGTCCGGTCGCGCAGCCTCTTCCAGTTCGGCCAGGTCTACCTGCACCTGGTCGAAGGGGAGGCGCCGGTGGAGTCCGCGGTCACCGACGCGCGGCACCACCCGGAGTTCCGGCGCATCAGCGAGGAACTGCGTCCCTTCGTCGCGGCCTACGACCCGACGACCTGGCGCGAGCCCAAGGACGCCATGGCACAGGAGTTCTACCGCTGGGAACGCAATGCCTAG
- a CDS encoding TetR family transcriptional regulator C-terminal domain-containing protein, with protein MKSDSETTTGARARIIEAACSHIARNGLEGAKIRDIARDAEVSTALVHYHFATKADLLDAALVHAYDRAGVLRLSGTPGARAGITERLADLITYSLPADTGLREEWLLWMELWLHAVRDPSLRSTVESLYGKLREEFTAVVADGVKAGEFACPDPDATVTRILALLDGFGLQAMLLGTPEALTASQLAVGELIGRELGLTAPLPFRPPAGQP; from the coding sequence ATGAAGAGCGACAGCGAAACCACCACCGGCGCCCGGGCGAGGATCATCGAAGCCGCCTGCTCCCACATCGCCCGCAACGGGCTGGAGGGCGCGAAGATCCGCGACATCGCGCGCGACGCCGAGGTCTCGACCGCCCTGGTCCACTACCACTTCGCCACCAAGGCCGACCTGCTGGACGCCGCCCTGGTGCACGCCTACGACCGGGCCGGAGTGCTGCGCCTCAGCGGCACCCCCGGCGCCCGGGCCGGGATCACCGAGCGGCTGGCCGACCTGATCACCTACTCGCTGCCCGCCGACACCGGGCTGCGCGAGGAGTGGCTGCTGTGGATGGAGCTGTGGCTGCACGCGGTGCGTGACCCCAGCCTGCGCAGCACCGTGGAGAGCCTCTACGGCAAGCTGCGCGAGGAGTTCACCGCGGTGGTCGCGGACGGGGTGAAGGCCGGCGAGTTCGCCTGTCCGGACCCGGACGCGACCGTCACCCGGATCCTCGCCCTGCTGGACGGCTTCGGTCTGCAGGCCATGCTGCTGGGCACGCCCGAGGCGCTGACAGCCAGTCAGCTCGCCGTAGGGGAGCTGATCGGCCGCGAGCTGGGTCTGACCGCGCCGCTGCCGTTCCGCCCGCCCGCCGGGCAGCCGTAG
- a CDS encoding carbohydrate kinase family protein — MRIAATGSIATDHLMVFPGRFSEQLLAEQLDRVSLSFLVDTLEIRRGGVAANIALGLGRLGLTPLLVGAVGPDFEDYRVRLQGHGVDTTHVRVSASRHTARFVCTTDADRNQIASFYAGAMSEARDIDLTLVASLPGGLDLVVVSPNDPQAMLRHTRECRELGLDFAADPGQQIANLEGADLRQLIDGAALLFTNEYEATLLCKHTGRSREEILSVVGTWITTRGAEGVLVQRSGRPDELVPAVPATEPVEPTGLGDAFRAGFLAAVSWGLSAVPAARLGCALASAALEVVGPQDYRLDAENLSTRLRGAYGAAAAAELITHLVDTSQVGGRR, encoded by the coding sequence ATGCGCATTGCCGCGACTGGTTCCATCGCCACCGACCATCTGATGGTCTTTCCCGGCCGGTTCTCCGAACAGTTGCTGGCCGAACAACTGGACCGGGTCTCGCTGTCCTTCCTGGTCGACACCCTGGAGATCCGGCGCGGGGGCGTGGCCGCGAACATCGCCCTCGGCCTGGGCCGCCTGGGCCTGACCCCCTTGCTCGTCGGCGCCGTCGGCCCGGACTTCGAGGACTACCGCGTCCGGCTCCAGGGCCACGGCGTCGACACGACACATGTACGCGTCAGCGCCTCCCGTCATACAGCCCGCTTCGTCTGCACGACGGACGCGGACCGGAACCAGATCGCCTCCTTCTACGCCGGCGCCATGAGCGAGGCCCGGGACATCGACCTGACACTTGTGGCCTCCCTGCCCGGTGGACTCGATCTGGTCGTGGTCTCACCCAACGACCCGCAGGCGATGCTCCGTCACACCCGGGAATGCCGCGAACTCGGCCTGGACTTCGCCGCCGACCCCGGGCAGCAGATCGCCAACCTGGAGGGGGCCGACCTGCGCCAACTGATTGACGGCGCAGCACTGCTGTTCACCAACGAGTACGAGGCGACGCTGCTGTGCAAGCACACAGGACGCAGCCGGGAGGAGATCCTCTCCGTCGTCGGCACCTGGATCACCACACGGGGAGCGGAGGGGGTACTGGTGCAGCGCTCCGGGAGACCGGACGAGCTCGTCCCGGCCGTGCCCGCGACAGAACCGGTGGAGCCCACCGGACTCGGGGACGCCTTCCGGGCCGGCTTCCTCGCTGCTGTCAGCTGGGGACTGTCCGCTGTACCCGCTGCCAGGCTCGGATGTGCGCTCGCGTCGGCCGCCCTGGAAGTCGTCGGTCCGCAGGACTACCGCCTCGACGCCGAGAACCTGAGCACACGGTTGCGTGGCGCCTACGGCGCGGCTGCGGCTGCGGAGCTCATCACCCATCTGGTCGACACCAGCCAGGTCGGGGGCCGGAGATGA